The DNA sequence CAAACTTTCTTTTTATCAGGCAGCTAAAAATTAAAACCAACCCATTAATTGTGTAAATAATACTCCTGCACCAACAATCCATAAATAATAGGAGAATATTTTTAAGGATTTATTTTTTATAATCTCCAACATCCAACGCACCGCAATATAACCGCAAA is a window from the Clostridia bacterium genome containing:
- a CDS encoding undecaprenyl-diphosphate phosphatase, yielding RFSFLLSLPAIMGAALVQSVDLFKGNIEGIGMGALLIGTLVAAVCGYIAVRWMLEIIKNKSLKIFSYYLWIVGAGVLFTQLMGWF